One segment of Triticum aestivum cultivar Chinese Spring chromosome 2A, IWGSC CS RefSeq v2.1, whole genome shotgun sequence DNA contains the following:
- the LOC123187991 gene encoding uncharacterized protein — MKAVASHQYHGVRPPSPTPATKISIPVSAGGGAEAALLGKGRYKAWALVAIALLALWSMFAASVTLRWSSGDLAAVPWDLSSPLLDDLDPLEMEEREKLVHRMWDLYTRTGDHVWLPRFWQEAFEAAYEELAGDDTPASDAAVSEIARMAIHRPELEQARNNN, encoded by the exons ATGAAGGCCGTCGCCAGCCACCAGTACCACGGCGTCCGTCCaccctcgccgacgccggcgacTAAGATCTCCATTCCCGTCTCCGCCGGCGGGGGCGCGGAGGCGGCGCTGCTCGGGAAGGGGCGGTACAAGGCGTGGGCCCTCGTCGCCATCGCTCTCCTCGCGCTCTGGTCCATGTTCGCCGCCTCCGTCACCCTCCGCTGGTCCTCCGGCGACCTTGCCGCCGTCCCCTGGGACTTGAGTAGTCCCCTCCTCGACGACCTCGACCCGCTC GAGATGGAGGAAAGGGAGAAACTAGTGCACCGGATGTGGGACTTGTACACGCGCACTGGTGATCATGTATGGCTTCCACGGTTCTGGCAAGAAGCATTTGAGGCTGCATATGAGGAGCTTGCTGGTGATGATACACCTGCAAGTGACGCAGCTGTATCGGAGATTGCTCGCATGGCAATTCACAGGCCTGAGCTTGAGCAGGCACGTAATAATAATTAG